The sequence CCATCACCCAGCCTTTCTGCAAAGGCCTTTCACCTTTAGTAAAATAAAGATGTCATCTCATAACACACCATATCCTTGATAGATGACatcaagatagatagatagatagatagatagatagatagatagatagatagatagatagataaattgTAAAGTTAACACTTCATCTATCAGTAACGACTTAAAATCTCACTTTACTGCTCATTATGGCATATATTATTCACAGTTTACTGCCTCCGTAATAGTGAATGAAGGGACAACAGGCTATAAAGTTAACAATGGATGAAACCACATCTGTTAGACTTATAGATTGTGCTATGAGAAGCTGCAAGTTTAGCACGACACCTTCGAACCCACACCTTGGTGGTGACTTGTCAAGGTAGCCAGCCATAAAGCCTTatgcatatttaataatatatgaGACCATCATTTTAAAAACTCAGCATTGTGTTGTATTGATGAAAGCATGACAGCAGAGATCAAGACTTCAAATTCTTCAGGAAACAGCTTATTGAGGCAAcaaatcaagaaaaatgtgatattttcacATGTGATCGATCTATTTTAGCAACTCTGACTTTCACTTTCAACTCACTATGACATTTTCACTATAGCGTGAACAAAGACCTGATGATGGCAGGCTGAGTCTGGGCAGTGGTCCTCACTCCTTCCTCAATGTACTCCTGGAATTTTGAACAGGCAGCTGTGTGGATCCTCATCTGAGAAAGGCCAACCTGTAGAATGGGGAATTGTTCACAGAACTTATGTGCCTttttaaatattagcattttgaATTTCTCTTCTGTGTGTATATGGCACTAAGATGTTGCATCGTACTAGGTCTGCGTATATACAGTCATCTCTTCAGTTCAGGTGGTTACTATTTGCATGGTAGTTATTTATACATCActcacatcaaacacaagccATTCAGACATTATATGCGAGATCTGCACACAGGACTCACCTGAACTCCACAGCCCTTGCACGATGCTACAGATGTCTGAATAAGGGCCTCGAGGTCAGCAGCTTTAGTCCAGTGGCCAAGTCCGGCCCGACACACGGCACAAACAGGCTTCTGTGGACGCAAACACTCCTGCAAACAACTGTGGCAGAACCTGACAAGAAATCCATGAAGACATATAATGTCAATGTAGGTGAAACAAGACAATGAACATGGTGAGTTtcaatttcaaaagaaaaacagaacctTTCTTATTCATGAGctgcatttaaattaaaaaacaaaaacaaaaggcgttTTCATTCCAAGGTGGAGACCCTGCTTGTCCAAGCGTCCCATAAATTCAATGAAAAATCCCTACCTATAGAGGACGTCGGGACTTGTAGTCTTTTTAAACGACTCCATGACTCTAGATAATACCTGTCTAAACTACAACTCCCAGTAGAGGCCTCCGTTTTGATGTAAACAAAACCGAAACTGATTTCACAAACTGGAAACACTCCtgccacattttcatttaaagaaaataaaaactgaatggCTTTTAAGAATGCAGACACATTTAACTCACTTCTTTTACATGCAGGTATCTTGACATAGCTTCCATTCGCACCAACGACTCGCTAATGACAGACATGGTTGAGGCAAAGGATGACAAACAGAAGCACTCACGTATGGCCGCATTGTGTGGTAACGGGACTCTCGAAAATTTCCAGACAGACCGGACAGACGAATTCTGACACGTCGCTGCTGCCGTCAGGGACGTTTTTCCTGTGCTGTGTAGAGTTACATCCTCCGAGCATCgccatttcttttctttatcgTGCTAGTTCGCCACCGACCGCTCCTGCAAGACGTCACCAGACCTGCGTTTAATGGAGAAAAACGCGTTACGacgggtttttttaaatttcttttcttttctattttacaCCAGTTTGTCTAACAACCGGGGCGTTCCGCCGTTGTGTTAAGAAACACAACGAGCCATCTCCATAGGTAACTCACGGCGAGGCAAAAATGGCGTATGCCTAAATCGACTATTTACAAGTATTCTGTCATTGTGGTTGAGCTCATGGGACATGTAGTTCCGGAAGTAGGGTAAAGCAGAGTAGCAGATTTCCATCGTTCCGGACAGAAACAGTATCCGGacagaaacagtattataacgtttccggttttacgttccacccCAGAATTTACGtacctgaaccggttagaacaaaaaatatatacatatacttcCCGAACTGGTTAATATCGTTCCTTGTAAATACAAATAAGTAGGTAGCTTTCGGaattttaaattggcaattaaaACGATGAGTTCATATACCGTGGATATGCACCGACAGTAGACAGGACAGCAGCGCTGATTCCGTTACAGAGAAATGACAATCAAagggagacggagaagttgcAATTTTATAATGCAACGaagtttcaaagcttcaaagttttaaagcttcaaagtttcagaACAGGTAACAAAGTTTCAAAGTTTCAGAAGAGGCAACAcagtttcaaagcttcaaagctTCAACGTTTCAGAACTCTTCTCTGAAAATGGCTGCAGCCAATCAGTAAATGTCTAACTCAAACATTTTCtcagattgacagactgcagtgtttacctattaggaatataatccagattgaCAGATTGCAGTGGTTACCTGttgtgaatatacagtaatccagATTAGGAGACTGTCTTTTCCTTGACTGATGGTGTTATGCCTCAATTTCTCTCCGCTCTCATCAcgcattgagtgaatgacagaatgtgaaacatgaggtcaggtATATTGTTTTTAAGtaggaatacatttttattaaccGGTTACTATTTTAAAAAACGATTTGttccagaaaattaaaaaatgtaacaaataaataaattgtgttttgttttcgttcctggcaaaataccatACGTTTCTGGATTTCTGGTTCAAAGGCCTGATTTCAATAGAAGATCACTgcgattcattcattcattcattcattcattcattcattcattcattcattcattcattcattcattcattcattcattcattcattcattcattcattcattcattcattcattcattcattcattatctgcTTGCTTGAAGACAAGAGGTTTATCTGAAATTCTTTATTCTCGCAATTAATTGTTCAAGGTTTTTTCTGTGCAATATCAAAATAAGAAATGACCCATTCATAGTTTGTATTAAACCAAAATATATAGCTGTAAAATATTTCCTAGAAGTCCCAGACAAttatagaacatagaaacacaaacagaaaagcaaaaaaagaaaaacaggtaaATGTTCAACATTGTCATTGTGACTTTAATTTGCATTGATTCGGATATCAGTGTTTATAAATGTTGTTAGATAAGTGTGGAATGCTATCACCTACCCAGGGATGACACAAGAGGCAACAATGATGGAATTGAATATGAAAAAGTAAAGGAAACAGCAAAAATAACACACTTTCTATAGTCAAGTTAATTGAACCTATATGTAATGATATTGACTAGAATAAATGGAAAGTAAAAAGATATTAATGTTTACCATGGTAAAAGATTGTGATAAATAGTGTGAATCTGAAGCacagtaaaaaaatatgaatttataatatacatgtatgtgtgtgtgtgtttatatatacatatgtgaaACTCAGAACATGGGTGATGAAAACCTTACATTAATTGTAAACATTATTTTCTTAACCGTCTGATGTCAAATGTgcattaaatacatttgttgTTGTATAATTGTACCTAAACACAAATATGTTCGACTGGCACCCTTGTAACAGCGAATGAATGACATTTATCTCAAACCCTGCTCGAATATCAGACAGGATGGACGGCtggtgagggaggaagaggaggggacgAGTATTTTGTCTTCATATGAGGAGCATTAGTCCTCCCATCTTCCACGGTGTCCACTCAATCAGTCCATTAAAGGCTGGCCTGATGCTCACccacataaaacataaaacataaataaattaaaaaaaacacacgcaaTGTCCACACTTTTTGCACTGCAAACCTTTTCATACATGAAACTCCCGAAAACTCAGATGAGATCAAGACGGACAGATGAACATCTGCATCAATGTTTGAGACTTTCTGTAAAGATCCCAGACAGGGTTATTTGGTTATTATCTATTTCATAAATAG is a genomic window of Antennarius striatus isolate MH-2024 chromosome 2, ASM4005453v1, whole genome shotgun sequence containing:
- the rnf114 gene encoding E3 ubiquitin-protein ligase RNF114 yields the protein MAMLGGCNSTQHRKNVPDGSSDVSEFVCPVCLEIFESPVTTQCGHTFCHSCLQECLRPQKPVCAVCRAGLGHWTKAADLEALIQTSVASCKGCGVQVGLSQMRIHTAACSKFQEYIEEGVRTTAQTQPAIISPVPNRYTFTCPYCNFQNLDQDSLIEHCTTHHARDARQVVCPICVSMPWGDPNYRSADFFQHLKIRHTFSYDTFVDYSTDEHTMIQEALQRSLLDN